CACACCACCACGGAGGCCGCGACTCCCCCGCGCACGAGCCCGCCGGTCCACCACGCGGGCGTGCGCGCGTCGGCCCGCCGGACCACGACGGTCGAGAGCAGGCTGTCGGCGAACGTGCGGCGCTCGGCCTGCCACAGCGGCCGCAGGTACCCGACGTACACGATCGCGTCGAGCAGATGCGCGAACCAGCGGACGACCGTGCGCACCAGCCCGGCGGGACGCCCGTCGGAGTCGCGCACGACCGCGATCCCGGCGACGAGCTTGCCGGGCGTCGAGCCGACGTACGCCTGCAGCAGCACGAGCACGACGAACGTCAGCACGACCCACGGGCTCTCCCACCAGGACCCCGGTGCCCGCGGTGCGTCGATCCCGGCGGCGAAGAACGGCGCGGGGCTCGGCGCCGTGACCGGCTGGACGGCGAACGCGAGGTACGTGACCGCACCCAGGGCGGCCGTGTCGAGCAGGTGCGCGACGACGCGCGCGCCCCACGACGCGTAGGCCGGTCCGGCGGCGCGCGGCCACCAGGGGCGGGCCTCGGGCCGGTCGGGGTCGGGCCAGGCGATCGCGACGCCCGACGGACGCGGCGGCTCGTCGGCGGGCCCTTCGGTGTGGCTCCGGTCGGCACGCCCGTCGGCGTGCGCGGGCGTCGACGGTTCGCCGCCGGTCGCCCCGCCGCCCCCTGCGGTGGTCATGCGGTCATCCTGGCGCACGTCGGGCGCGCACGGGGGTGGATCAGCCGGTCGGCGGGCGCGGGATGCGGCCGTCGGCGCGCAGCGGGTACCAGCGGTTGCCCCAGCGGCGCGTGACCTGCGGCTGGTCCACCGTCGCGAGGTCGGTGACGCTGCGCGTGACCACCCCGGCGACGTGCAGCGCCGCGGGGTCGTCGTCGGCGGTGAACCGCACCGTGATGCGGGCGCGGCCGCGCACGACGCCGAGGTCGTACGCCTCGACGGTCACGAGCCCGCGCGCGGCGGCTGCGGCGGCGGGCAGCACGTCCTCGGGCGCGGTCGACCCCCGGAGGAGCCCGACGCCGAGCGTGACGCGGTACGAGGGCACGAGGACCGGCCGGTCGGGTGCAGGGCCGGTCAGGCGGCGAGGACCCGGACGCCGGCGCCGGAGACGTCGAGGCGCACGGCCCCGAGGTGCGGGACGACGACGTCGGCGGTCAGCGCGTCGCCGTGCGACTGGGTGGCGAGGGCGAGCGTCGCCGCACCCGCGTCGCGGCCCGAGGCGAGCCCCGCGGCGGCGTCCTCGACGACGAGGCAGCGGACCGGGTCGACGCCGAGCCGGCGCGCGCCGAGCACGTACGGCTCGGGGTCCGGCTTGCCCCGCGCGACGTCGTCGGCGGTCACGACCACGTCGGGGACCGCGAGACCCGACGCCGCGAGCCGCGCCCGGGCGAGGGTCAGGTCGCACGACGTGACGATGGCGCTGCGCCCGGTGCCCGCGAGCGCGGCGAGCGCCTCCGCGGCGCCGGGCAGCACCTCGATGTCCCCCGTGTCGGTGACCTCGAGCTCGACGATGCGGCGCAGCGCCCGGGCGCGCTCCTCGGGCTCACGGTCGGCGAGCAGCGTGTCGACGATGTCGCGTGCGGGCACGCCGTGGAACCGGAACTCGCGGGCGCGCACGTCGTCGATCCGGAACTCCTGCGCGAGCCGGGTCCAGCTGCGCACGACCGACGCGAGCGAGGAGATGAGCGTGCCGTCCATGTCGAACAGCACGGCCTCGAACGTCGCGCCGTCGAACAGCACGGAACCGGGGGCAGCGGTCGACAGGGGCATGTCCCGAGGGTGTCACGCGCCGCGGGCCGGGGCCGAATCCGCTGGTCGCACGGCCGGTAGGAGCCGCAGCGGGGCGCGCCGGCCCCCGGACGCCCGGCCGCACCTCAGACGCCGCACGGCTCGTCTGAGGTACCTCAGGGCCACCTCAGACGCGGTCCGGCGCCCACGACCCGTCGACCGACCGATCCGGACCCACCCCCCTCAGGACGAACGTGGAGGTCGTGCGGGAGCGGGTCCCGCACCACGGAGGAGGAGCCGACATGAACGGGATGTGGGGACCGGCGCTCGACGCCGAGGTGGCCTACCGGGCCGAGCAGCTGCACGCGGCGTCGCGGTCGGGCCGGGCGCAGGGGCGCGGGGGCGAGCGCGCCGACGGGGACGGCTCTCGGGCGCGGGTCCGCACAACCGCGCGGGTGCGCCCGGGCCGTGGGTGGCACCTGCCAGGATCGGGGGCATGGCACGCAGCGCGATGACCATCCCGTTCGTCGCCCGGGCCGACGAGGTCCGGCGGCTCACGGACGCGCTCGGGCGCGCCGGCGCCGGGCAGCCCGGCGCGGTGCTCCTCGGCGCCGACGCCGGGGTCGGCAAGACGCGGCTGCTGCGCCGCACCGCCGAGCTCGCGGAGCAGGCGGGCGCGACGGTCGTGACGGTGCACTGCGTGGACCTCGGGGAGATCGGCCTGCCGTACCTGCCGTTCGCGGAGGCGCTCGCGCGCCTGCGGGACCAGGTGCCGGAGGTCGTCGAGCCGGCCGTGGACGCCCGCCCGGTGCTCACGCGGCTCGTGCCCGCGCGGCGTGGCGCCGGCCTCGCCGCCGTCGGCGGTGGCGGGCACGCGGGTGCCGGCGGGACGGGCGCGGGTCGCGCCGGTGGCGAGCAGGGGGCGCCGCCGGAGGACGCGCGCGACCTCGGCCCCGGCGAGGACCAGGCGGGCCGGCTCCAGCTGTTCGACGGCATCGCCGCGGTGCTCGGTGCGGTCGGCCGGCCCGGGGCGCCGCTGCTGCTCGTGATCGAGGACCTGCACTGGGCGGACGCGTCGAGCCGGGACGTGCTGCGCTTCCTCGTGGCGCGGCTGCGCGACGAGCACCTCCTCGTGGTCGCGAGCTACCGGACCGACGACCTGCACCGGCGCCACCCGCTGCGCCCGATGCTCGCCGAGATGTCCCGGCACCCGCGCGTCGAGCGCATCGACCTGCCCGCCTTCACGCGCGACGAGCTGCGGGAGTTCGCGGCGGCGTTCGTCGGGCACCCGCTGCCCGAGGCGGACCTGCTGCGCGTCGCCGAGCGTTCCGAGGGCAACGCGTACTTCGCGGAGGAGCTGCTCGACGCACGGTCGGGGCCGGACACGCTGCCGTGGACCCTCGCGGACGTGCTGCGTGCCCGCCTCGAGCACCTCGACCCGGCGGTCCAGCAGCTCGCGCGCATCGCGTCCGTCGCGGGGCGGCGGGTGACCGAGCCGCTGCTGCGTGCCGTCGCGGCGGACCCGGAGGCGGGGTTCGGCACGTGGTCGGTGGACGACGCGCTGCGGGAGGCCGTCGCGCACCACGTGCTCGTCGGCGAGGAGGGCCGGATCGCGTTCCGGCACGCGCTGCTGGCCGAGGCCGTCTACACCGACCTGCTGCCCGGCGAGCAGGTCGCGCTGCACCGCGCCTACCTGCGGGCGCTGCGCGCCGACCCGTCGCTCGGGCCGCTGTCGCGCCTCGTGGTGCACGCGCTCGAGTCGCACGACCTCCCCGTCGCCGTGGACGGGTCGTGGCGTGCCGCGCAGGACGCGGCGTGCGTGCTCGCCCCCGCGGAGGAGCTGCGGCACCTCGAGACCGTGCTGCGGCTCTGGGAGTCGGTGCCGGACGCGGGCGGCCTGGTCGGCGTCGTGCGGGTCGACGTGCTCGAGCGGGCGGCCGACGCGGCGAGCCGGTCCGGGCAGGTCGAGCGCGCGATCACCCTCGCCCGGGAGGCCGTCGCCGCGGCCGAGGACGACCCCCGCCGCCGCGTCGGGCTCCGCACCGAGCTCGCGCGTCACCTCCTCGCGGCGGACCACGAGCTCGAGGCCCTGCGCAACGCGACGCAGGCCCTCGAGGACGACCCCGAGCCCCGCCAGCTCGCGTGGGTGCTCGCGACGCACGCGCGTGCGTCGCTCACGGCCGACCGGGACGACGACGCACGCGCGTCCGCAACCCGGGCCGTCAAGGTCGCGCGCGAGCACGGCGAGGCCGCCGCCGAGTCCGACGCGCTCGCGACCCTCGCGGTGCTCGTCGTCGACGACCCCGCGCACGCCGCCGAGCTGCTCGCGACCGCCGAGCGCCGGGCCCGCGACGCGGGTGACCTCGTGACGGCCCAGCGCTGCACGTACAACCTCGCGACGACCCTGTACTACGACGGTCAGCTCCGCGAGGCGTCCCGCGTCCTCGCGCGCGGGCTGGAGGAGTCCGCGGCGACCGGGCTCGCCTGGACGGAGTTCGGAGTCGCGCTGCGCTTCTTCGCCGAGCTCGTGCGCTACGCGCTCGGGGACCTGACGCCCCTGCGTCTCGGCACGGAGCCGTTGATCGAGCTGCAGCCCGGGCTCATGGCGGCGGTGGGGCTGTACGCGGCGGTCGCGCGCGGCGACGCGGACGCCGTCTCCCGCGGCCGCGCGTTCGAGCCGGGCTGGGAGCGCGACGCGCAGATCGCGCTGCTCAGCGGCGGCTGCCTGATCGACGCGCTCACCTGGGCGGGCGAGCTCGGGGACGCCGCGTCCGTCGGCCGGCGGCTCATCGACCACCTCGGGCGCACGTGGAGCGAGACCTTCCTCGGCGCCATCTGGCTCGCGGCGCTCACGATCGCCGCGCTCGCCGACGACGCGCACGGCCGCCGGCTCGTCGGGGGCGACACCGCGGAGCTCGTCGAGCACGGGAGCGCCCTGCTGGCCCGGGCGGCGCGGGTCGCCGAGCGCGGGCGTCCGCGCGGCGGGCGGCTCGGGCCCGAGGGCCGGGCGTGGCTCGCCCGTGCGCGCGCCGAGCACGCACGCCTGGCCGGCACCGACGACCCCGACCTCTGGCGCGCCGCGCGCGACGCCTACGCGTACGGGTACCGCTACGAGGTCGCCCGGTGCGAGTGGCGCTGGGCCGCGGCGCTGCTCGACGCGGGCGACCGCGCGGCGGCGACCGAGCACGCGCGGGTCGCTCTCGAGGAGGCGGAGTCGATGGGCGCCCAGCCGCTCGCCGGCGCCGTCCGCGACCTCGCGCGCCGCGGCCGGCTCGACCTGCCCGGCGTGCGCTCGGCCGGGGGCGACGTGCTGACCGCGCGCGAGGCCGAGGTGCTGCGGCTCGTGGCGCGCGGGCTGTCCAACCGGCAGATCGGCGAGGAGCTGTTCATCAGCGCCAAGACGGTGAGCGTGCACGTGTCGAACCTGCTCGCGAAGCTCGGCGCCTCGGGACGCACGGAGGCCGCGACCCTGGCGCACCGGCGGGGGCTGCTCGACGGGTCGTGACGCGGGGAGGCGGGGAGTGAGGCAGTTCACCCCCCGTTCGCGAACCCCCCGGGTTACCGTGGAGGTCGGCCCACTTTCCCCGTGCACCGCAGCACGCCTCCTCGAGAAGAGCCCCCCATCACGCGTCCCGTCGTCCTCGTCCACGGTGTCCGCACGTCGTCCGCGATCTGGACGCACCAGGTCCACGCGCTGGCGCGCAACGGTCACCGCACGATCGCCGTCGACCTGCCCGGCCACGGCCGGCGCGCGCACGAGCGGTTCACGCTGTCGGGCGCCCTCACGACGATCGACGACGCCGTCGCGTCGTGCGACGTCCCGCCGCTGCTCGTGGGCCTCTCGCTCGGCGGGTACATGTCGCTCGCGTACGCGGCGCGCCACCCGCACAAGCTCGCGGGGGTGCTGCTCGCCGGCTGCTCGACCGAGCTGCGCGGCAAGCCGCTCGGCGCCTACCGCCGGCTCGCGCACCACGTGACCGGCGCGCTCCGGATCGGCGGCGGCACGTGGCACGTCGTGTCGGACATGCTCGCGGCCGTGCGCGGATACTCGCCGCTGGCGGACCTGCGCCGCGTGCACGTGCCCGTCTGGCTCGTGAACGGGCGCCGCGACCCCCTGCGCCTCGACGAGCGCCGCTACGTCAGCGCCCGCCCGGGGACCCGGCTCACCGTGGTGCCGCGCGCCGGGCACGACGTCAACAGCCACGCCCCCGCGGCCTTCAACCGGGTGCTGTTCGCCGCGATGCACGAGCTGCGGCTGCCCGGGCCGGCGGTCGTCGCGCGCCTCGCGTCCGCAGCGTGACCCCCACGGCCTGAGCCGCTCGAGGCCCGGGCGTCAGGCCTCCGCCTCCCGGCGGACGACCCGCACCAGGTCCTCGACCGAGAACCCGAGCTCGCGCGCACGCCGCACGTACTCGCGCGCGGCGATCGACGCCTCACGCTCCCGGTCGGCGCCGCGCACCGCCACGAACGTCCCGAGCCGCCCGCGCGTCTCGACGACCCCTGCCTGCTCGAGCTCGCGGTAGGCGCGTGCGACGGTGTTCACGGCGAGGCCCAGGTCGTCGGCGAGCCGGCGCACGGTCGGCAGCCGGTGACCGGGCGGCAGCTCGCCGGCGACGGCCTGCGCCTCGAGCTGGCTGCGCACCTGCTCGTAGGGCGGCACGTGCGACGCGGGGTCGACGACGAGCATCAGCGCGCCCCGGCGGCGCCGGGCAGCCCGGCGGGGACCGCGGGCGCGGGCGGCTGCGGCCACAGGCGTCGGCGCACGTGCCCGCGCGGGTCGAGCAGCACGCTCGCGCCCGCCGCGACGAGCAGCCCCACGAGCAGGACGAGGGAGAGACCGTCCTGGATGGTGCCGACCTCTTCCGCGCGCGCCGTGATCACGAGCAGAAGGTACGCGCCCACGGTGAGCGGCACGGTGACGAGGTCGCGCGCCGTGCGGGCACGCAGCACGTCGTCCCACGCGAGCGCGAGCGGGGTGGACGCGGCCTGCCGGGCGCGCAGGAGGCGCGCGAGCAGCAGCTCGGTCCCGACGACGGCCGCGACGGGGACCCCGACGCCGAGCGCGACGAGCGCCCCCGGGAGGCCGGGACCCTCGCGCAGCGCGGCCGCGGCGGTGACGGCGACGCACACCCCGGCGAGGACCCACGCGCCGCGCCGCTCGTGCGGTGCCACGTAGTCCTCGACGACGGGGACGCTCGCCCGCGCGACCCGGGGGCCGCGGTCGTCGACCGCGCGGGTCGTCTCGCGCCAGGCGAGCAGACCCAGCCCGGCGGCGGTGCCGGCGAGAAGCCGAGGAGCACCGCGTAGCCGCGCAGGTCGCCGCCCGCGGAGCCGAGCAGCGCGGTGCCGTCGTCCCCGGGCAGCAGCGGCAGCGGCAGCAGCCCGCCGAGCAGGGCGCCGGTGGCGGCCCACCGCTCGCGACGGCGGGAGCGGGCGACGACGTGGGGCTCCGTCGCGTCGTCGAGCGGGAGGTCGACCTGGAGCGCGGTGCGGCGCACGGCACCCCGGACGAACGCCGGCACGAGGCTGTGCACCAGGAGGGCGAGCGCGCACACGGAGGTGAGCGTCGCGAGCACGAGCGTGGACCCCATGACCGGACTCCTTCGTCGTGGTCCGGACACGAGCGCCGGACGTTTTGTACCGCGTTTGTCTCACTTTAACGGTACAAACCTGCGACAGACAACGGTCAGGAGGTGGACCCGTCCGCGTGCCGCTCGACCTTGGTGTCCGGACCGGGGAACACCAGCGTGCGCTCCCCCGTGTCGGACCACTCGACGACGAACGGCGGCTGCCCGTCCGGGTGGCGCAGCTCGACGACGACGCCCTCACGCACGTGGCCGCCGACGACGGTCGGCCGGCTCACGATCAGGTCCCCCACGGCTGCTCTCATGGCACGTCTCCTCCCACGAGCGGGTGCCCTCCCATCATGCGCGCGCGGCGTCGCCCGCGGAACCTCACCCGGCACCACGCGGGCTTCCTCTCCGGGACGACGTGCCACGCGTGCGGGCCCGGCTCGTGGCGCGGACCGTGGCCCCACGGATCGCGTCCCCGCAGGTCCCGCCCGCGTGCGCCCGACCGCCGCGCGCACGGGCACACCGCCGTGAACCGGTGCGCCCGTGGGCGCCCGCGTCTACGGTGAGGCGCATGGCGCCGTCGAAGACACCTGCGGTCGAGCTCGAGGTCGAGGGCCGGACGGTGCGGGTCACCAGCCCGGACCGGCTCGTCTTCCCCGCGCGGGGGCTGACGAAGCTCGACGTCGTGCAGTACTTCGTGTCCGTCGGCGGCGGGATCCTCGGGGCGCTGCGCGAGCGCCCGACCACGCTCGAGCGCTGGCCCAAGGGCGTGTTCGAGGGGGCCCGGCTCTCGACGCGCACGGACTCGACGGGCGACGCGTTCTTCCAGAAGCGGGTCCCGCAGGGCGCACCCGACTACGTCGAGACCTGCACCATCGCGTTCCCGAGCGGCCGCACGGCCGACGAGGTCTGCCCGACCGAGCTCGCGGTCGTCGCGTGGGCCGCCAACATGGGGACCCTGACGTTCCACCCGTGGCCGGTCCTGCGCGGCGACGTCGACGCCCCCGACCAGCTCCGCATCGACCTCGACCCCCAGCCGGGGACCGACTACGCGGACGCCGCACGCGTCGCCCCCGAGCTCCGGTCGATCCTCGAGGAGCACGGCCTGCAGGGGTTCCCGAAGACGTCGGGCGGGCGCGGCCTGCACGTCTTCGTGCCGATCCAGGCGCACTGGACGTTCACGCAGGCCCGCCGCGCGACGATCGCCGTCGGCCGCGAGCTCGAGCGGCGGCTCCCCGACCAGGTCACCACGAAGTGGTGGAAGGAGGAGCGCGGGTCCAAGATCTTCGTCGACTACAACCAGATGGCCCGCGACCGCACGATCGCCTCGGCGTACTCGATCCGCGCGAACCCCCGCGCGACCGTGTCGGCCCCGCTGCGCTGGGCCGAGGTCCCCGAGGTGCACCCCGACGACTTCGACGTGCTGTCGATGCCGGGGCGGTTCGCGGAGGTCGGCGACCTGTTCGCGCCCCTCGGTCCGGACCGCAGCGGGCTGCCCGACGACGGGTGCTCGATCCGCCCGCTGCTCGACCTGGCGGACAAGGACGAGCGCGACCACGGGCTCGGCGACCTGCCCTACCCGCCCGAGTACCCCAAGATGCCCGGCGAGCCCAAGCGCGTGCAGCCGAGCCGCGACCGGGACCGCCCGTCGGCCGCCGCCGAGCCGGACGCGACCTCCGCCCCCTGACGCGACCGCGCGCCGGTCGTCGGCTGGCCGTCGCGCGCCCCCTCGGCCGCGGCGGCTGCTGTCCGCCGTGCCGGCCTCATCCTGCGCGCGGGTCCCCGGGCTGCGGCGGGGCCGGCCGCGTGATCCGCACGACGCCCGCGTCGAGGTCGACGTCGAACGGCGGCGCCTCCGACGGTCGCTGCGCGATGGCGGTCCGCTGGCGCTCGCGCTCCTGCGTCAGGTGCGTCCGGCTCGGCTGGAACACCTCGACGAGCTCGCCCAGCATCCCGGCGCCGACGCCGTCGCTCAGCGCGCCGCGCGCCCCGCGCACACCGCGTGCGCTCAGGCGCTCGAGCAGCACGGCGACGACGACGACCAGCACGACGACCGCCACGAGCACGCCCCAGCCGCTGTCCATGACCCGAGCGTACGGCGGCGTGCGGGCACAGCCACG
The Cellulomonas sp. NS3 DNA segment above includes these coding regions:
- a CDS encoding GntR family transcriptional regulator, producing MLVVDPASHVPPYEQVRSQLEAQAVAGELPPGHRLPTVRRLADDLGLAVNTVARAYRELEQAGVVETRGRLGTFVAVRGADREREASIAAREYVRRARELGFSVEDLVRVVRREAEA
- a CDS encoding DUF6191 domain-containing protein — protein: MDSGWGVLVAVVVLVVVVAVLLERLSARGVRGARGALSDGVGAGMLGELVEVFQPSRTHLTQERERQRTAIAQRPSEAPPFDVDLDAGVVRITRPAPPQPGDPRAG
- a CDS encoding alpha/beta fold hydrolase, whose amino-acid sequence is MHRSTPPREEPPITRPVVLVHGVRTSSAIWTHQVHALARNGHRTIAVDLPGHGRRAHERFTLSGALTTIDDAVASCDVPPLLVGLSLGGYMSLAYAARHPHKLAGVLLAGCSTELRGKPLGAYRRLAHHVTGALRIGGGTWHVVSDMLAAVRGYSPLADLRRVHVPVWLVNGRRDPLRLDERRYVSARPGTRLTVVPRAGHDVNSHAPAAFNRVLFAAMHELRLPGPAVVARLASAA
- a CDS encoding RDD family protein codes for the protein MTTAGGGGATGGEPSTPAHADGRADRSHTEGPADEPPRPSGVAIAWPDPDRPEARPWWPRAAGPAYASWGARVVAHLLDTAALGAVTYLAFAVQPVTAPSPAPFFAAGIDAPRAPGSWWESPWVVLTFVVLVLLQAYVGSTPGKLVAGIAVVRDSDGRPAGLVRTVVRWFAHLLDAIVYVGYLRPLWQAERRTFADSLLSTVVVRRADARTPAWWTGGLVRGGVAASVVVCVAAAAFQLGPYSASSSDTVTSDCMVPGTDGSAGPAAGGSVAVPAQEGPVSRWGVVRRQTRSEGWVEVRWERTGAVASPGAYRLRVARPDGSGARTFQVDVVSAAADGTAELENRGAPLEDFGLEGATVVARFAPEAFDELGDRWEWTLTSETDGTVTGPCTGTAERWGA
- a CDS encoding ATP-binding protein translates to MARSAMTIPFVARADEVRRLTDALGRAGAGQPGAVLLGADAGVGKTRLLRRTAELAEQAGATVVTVHCVDLGEIGLPYLPFAEALARLRDQVPEVVEPAVDARPVLTRLVPARRGAGLAAVGGGGHAGAGGTGAGRAGGEQGAPPEDARDLGPGEDQAGRLQLFDGIAAVLGAVGRPGAPLLLVIEDLHWADASSRDVLRFLVARLRDEHLLVVASYRTDDLHRRHPLRPMLAEMSRHPRVERIDLPAFTRDELREFAAAFVGHPLPEADLLRVAERSEGNAYFAEELLDARSGPDTLPWTLADVLRARLEHLDPAVQQLARIASVAGRRVTEPLLRAVAADPEAGFGTWSVDDALREAVAHHVLVGEEGRIAFRHALLAEAVYTDLLPGEQVALHRAYLRALRADPSLGPLSRLVVHALESHDLPVAVDGSWRAAQDAACVLAPAEELRHLETVLRLWESVPDAGGLVGVVRVDVLERAADAASRSGQVERAITLAREAVAAAEDDPRRRVGLRTELARHLLAADHELEALRNATQALEDDPEPRQLAWVLATHARASLTADRDDDARASATRAVKVAREHGEAAAESDALATLAVLVVDDPAHAAELLATAERRARDAGDLVTAQRCTYNLATTLYYDGQLREASRVLARGLEESAATGLAWTEFGVALRFFAELVRYALGDLTPLRLGTEPLIELQPGLMAAVGLYAAVARGDADAVSRGRAFEPGWERDAQIALLSGGCLIDALTWAGELGDAASVGRRLIDHLGRTWSETFLGAIWLAALTIAALADDAHGRRLVGGDTAELVEHGSALLARAARVAERGRPRGGRLGPEGRAWLARARAEHARLAGTDDPDLWRAARDAYAYGYRYEVARCEWRWAAALLDAGDRAAATEHARVALEEAESMGAQPLAGAVRDLARRGRLDLPGVRSAGGDVLTAREAEVLRLVARGLSNRQIGEELFISAKTVSVHVSNLLAKLGASGRTEAATLAHRRGLLDGS
- a CDS encoding DUF1918 domain-containing protein — encoded protein: MRAAVGDLIVSRPTVVGGHVREGVVVELRHPDGQPPFVVEWSDTGERTLVFPGPDTKVERHADGSTS
- the ligD gene encoding non-homologous end-joining DNA ligase, translated to MAPSKTPAVELEVEGRTVRVTSPDRLVFPARGLTKLDVVQYFVSVGGGILGALRERPTTLERWPKGVFEGARLSTRTDSTGDAFFQKRVPQGAPDYVETCTIAFPSGRTADEVCPTELAVVAWAANMGTLTFHPWPVLRGDVDAPDQLRIDLDPQPGTDYADAARVAPELRSILEEHGLQGFPKTSGGRGLHVFVPIQAHWTFTQARRATIAVGRELERRLPDQVTTKWWKEERGSKIFVDYNQMARDRTIASAYSIRANPRATVSAPLRWAEVPEVHPDDFDVLSMPGRFAEVGDLFAPLGPDRSGLPDDGCSIRPLLDLADKDERDHGLGDLPYPPEYPKMPGEPKRVQPSRDRDRPSAAAEPDATSAP
- a CDS encoding HAD-IA family hydrolase: MPLSTAAPGSVLFDGATFEAVLFDMDGTLISSLASVVRSWTRLAQEFRIDDVRAREFRFHGVPARDIVDTLLADREPEERARALRRIVELEVTDTGDIEVLPGAAEALAALAGTGRSAIVTSCDLTLARARLAASGLAVPDVVVTADDVARGKPDPEPYVLGARRLGVDPVRCLVVEDAAAGLASGRDAGAATLALATQSHGDALTADVVVPHLGAVRLDVSGAGVRVLAA